A single window of Asticcacaulis sp. AND118 DNA harbors:
- a CDS encoding TonB-dependent receptor → MLAATGLAAIMYCTPALAQTTATDTTAAADDDVDAVVVVKGLRKSLQSAAQKKRKAAQIVDAIDAEDVGKLPDNNVVEAIARIPGVQIERERGEGTGIKIRGMEDIQTTLNGSPNNSGVGRTASLNDIPAELLKSVQVYKTRTADQVEGGIAGTVNVDLRRPLDLPKGWTVAGSVRNVYSSIGETESPYASALVANRWSTGAGELGFLLNVSYQENNYNEQWITSETPYDFRWWDTQRLSLPANRIASNPFGAEGDVIAPYKVQNGIQWGKVRRPALNAAIQWRVNENLDFLLEGSMFNSKESRGTDFLEARIKDSPGTLSNIVFMADGRTIKSVTSTDPNPADNNVLPVGPYARDTLYEAQNSRINFETHWRKDQWAVNFGVYKDRNHFDEDWYQQLLRMNNVAAVKFDYASDKQAEVGPYLEFLDASGNPVDFGNINNYNIREIENGKRYETSEETVFTGDATYRVSEDKLIRSVQVGFRKSDRTIESQYGYRYAGFEGTKTVKLVNFPGGSTYDTIYADVPGYQSQQWFRMSRASYIGNFDAIRAYVTDPNKLSYGGGGQWDPVTGAVPAIVQWSTAEVPTERMMGSFQSQEKTSAVFGQVFYGFNIGDIPVDGVIGVRSTHTWGDAFSYSRRVNWIDHDNNPATPMIVGTPDQIMVPIHNEKDYNDVLPSANAIVHFTPKLQLRLAYTENVQRPNFGQATSFLFLDSGSTGVGSGWGGNEQLKANHEQSYDASLEYYFGRAGVISLATYLKKPDGYIYDDTRTETVDGKLYRITRPYNTGPGKFQGYEFNAQGFFDFLPGNWANLGGQFNYTYNQTAEIIYPGSDDTNAIGNSKYTYNAVLYYDTPKFSARVAYNYRDRYRAWALAEFPEYSPYVEETSRLDAAVNWTPIRQLTLSVEGTNLLENNTKMTWGVDNLLPQGMRIQARTIQLSARFRY, encoded by the coding sequence ATGCTGGCCGCGACCGGTCTGGCGGCCATTATGTATTGTACGCCGGCTCTTGCGCAGACCACGGCGACAGACACGACCGCAGCAGCGGATGACGATGTCGATGCCGTCGTCGTCGTCAAGGGCCTGCGCAAGAGCCTTCAGTCGGCGGCGCAGAAAAAGCGCAAGGCGGCGCAGATCGTCGACGCCATCGATGCCGAAGACGTGGGCAAGCTGCCTGACAACAACGTCGTTGAGGCCATTGCGCGCATTCCGGGCGTTCAGATCGAACGCGAGCGTGGCGAGGGCACAGGTATCAAGATCCGGGGAATGGAAGATATCCAGACGACGCTGAACGGCAGCCCGAACAATTCGGGCGTGGGTCGTACCGCCTCCCTGAACGACATCCCCGCCGAACTGTTGAAGTCGGTTCAGGTCTACAAGACGCGGACGGCCGATCAGGTCGAAGGCGGCATCGCCGGCACCGTGAACGTCGACCTGCGTCGTCCGCTCGACCTGCCCAAGGGCTGGACGGTCGCCGGCAGCGTGCGCAATGTCTATTCCAGCATTGGCGAAACCGAAAGCCCCTACGCGAGTGCACTGGTCGCCAACCGCTGGTCCACAGGTGCCGGCGAACTGGGCTTCCTGCTCAACGTCTCCTATCAGGAAAACAATTATAACGAGCAATGGATTACTTCGGAAACGCCCTACGACTTCCGCTGGTGGGATACCCAGCGTCTGAGTCTGCCGGCCAACCGTATTGCCAGCAATCCGTTCGGCGCCGAAGGTGACGTCATCGCCCCCTATAAGGTGCAGAACGGTATCCAGTGGGGCAAGGTGCGCCGCCCGGCGCTCAATGCCGCGATCCAGTGGCGCGTCAATGAGAATTTGGACTTCCTCCTCGAAGGCTCGATGTTCAATTCCAAGGAAAGCCGCGGCACCGACTTCCTCGAAGCCCGTATCAAGGACAGCCCCGGCACCCTCTCAAACATCGTTTTCATGGCAGACGGGCGCACAATCAAGTCGGTTACCTCCACCGACCCCAATCCTGCCGATAATAACGTCCTGCCTGTCGGGCCTTACGCGCGCGACACCCTGTACGAAGCCCAGAACAGCCGCATCAATTTTGAGACGCACTGGCGCAAGGATCAGTGGGCTGTCAATTTTGGCGTGTACAAGGATCGCAACCACTTCGACGAAGACTGGTACCAGCAGCTTCTGCGTATGAACAATGTCGCGGCGGTCAAATTCGATTACGCCTCTGACAAACAAGCGGAAGTCGGACCTTACCTGGAGTTCCTGGACGCCAGCGGCAATCCGGTCGATTTCGGCAATATCAACAATTACAACATCCGGGAGATCGAGAACGGCAAACGCTACGAGACCAGCGAGGAAACCGTTTTCACGGGTGACGCGACCTATCGCGTCAGCGAGGACAAGCTGATCCGCAGCGTGCAGGTCGGCTTCCGCAAGAGCGATCGCACGATCGAAAGCCAGTACGGCTATCGCTATGCCGGGTTCGAAGGCACCAAAACGGTTAAGCTCGTCAATTTCCCGGGCGGCTCGACCTACGACACCATCTATGCCGATGTGCCCGGTTATCAGTCGCAACAATGGTTCCGCATGTCGCGCGCCAGCTATATCGGTAATTTTGACGCGATCCGCGCCTATGTCACCGATCCGAACAAGCTGTCCTATGGCGGCGGCGGTCAATGGGATCCCGTCACCGGCGCCGTTCCCGCTATTGTGCAATGGTCGACGGCCGAAGTGCCGACCGAGCGCATGATGGGTTCGTTCCAGTCGCAGGAAAAAACCTCGGCCGTCTTCGGGCAGGTCTTCTACGGCTTCAATATCGGCGACATCCCGGTCGACGGCGTCATCGGCGTGCGTTCGACCCATACCTGGGGCGACGCCTTCTCTTACAGCCGTCGCGTCAACTGGATCGATCACGACAATAATCCGGCGACCCCGATGATCGTCGGTACGCCCGACCAGATCATGGTGCCGATCCATAATGAGAAGGACTACAACGACGTCCTCCCCAGCGCCAATGCCATCGTACACTTTACGCCTAAGCTACAACTGCGTCTCGCCTATACCGAGAACGTGCAGCGTCCGAACTTCGGCCAGGCGACGTCCTTCCTGTTCCTCGACTCCGGCTCGACCGGCGTCGGCAGCGGCTGGGGCGGTAATGAGCAGCTCAAGGCGAACCATGAGCAAAGCTATGATGCGTCGCTGGAATACTATTTCGGTCGCGCAGGCGTGATCTCGCTGGCCACCTATCTGAAAAAACCGGACGGCTATATCTACGACGACACCCGCACGGAAACGGTAGACGGCAAGCTTTACCGCATCACCCGTCCGTACAATACGGGCCCCGGCAAATTCCAGGGTTATGAGTTCAATGCGCAGGGCTTCTTCGACTTCCTGCCCGGAAACTGGGCGAACCTCGGCGGCCAGTTCAACTACACCTATAACCAGACGGCCGAGATCATCTATCCGGGTTCCGACGACACCAACGCCATCGGCAATTCGAAGTACACCTACAATGCGGTTCTGTACTACGACACGCCGAAGTTCAGCGCCCGCGTCGCCTATAATTATCGCGACCGCTATCGTGCCTGGGCGCTGGCCGAGTTCCCCGAATACTCGCCCTATGTCGAGGAGACGTCGCGTCTCGATGCCGCAGTCAACTGGACGCCGATCCGTCAGCTTACCCTCAGTGTCGAAGGAACCAACCTGCTGGAAAACAACACAAAAATGACCTGGGGTGTGGATAATCTGCTGCCGCAGGGGATGCGCATCCAGGCGCGTACCATCCAACTCAGCGCCCGCTTCCGTTATTGA
- a CDS encoding tryptophan halogenase family protein produces the protein MPKPALSRIVIVGGGTAGWMAAAALSKTFPAPLYSITLIESDEIGTVGVGEATIPSIQTFNELLGIDENAFMKAVNGTFKLGIRFRNWKAPGSDYFHPFGVYGVDMGGLNFTHYWMRYHKAGGSGDFGLFNPQTLASREGRFGRMAEINPNVPRVNYAFHFDASLYARFLRSYCEPRGVVRQEGRITDVQQDAQSGDITSVTLADGKQIAGDLFIDCSGFRGLLIEQTLKSGYEDWSQWLPCNRAVAVPCEKVGPATPYTQSTAQEAGWQWRIPLQHRTGNGYVFCDAYMDEGTAADLILQRLDGKAQADPRVIRFTTGHRKQMWSRNVVAMGLASGFLEPLESTSIWLVQEAIVKLIRYFPKDRITDPQRQNFNRDMLTAYDNVKDFLIAHYKVTEREDTPFWAYCKHMDIPDSLKARLDSFRETNDALVRHEELFKEASWFAVLVGQGLMPAAWHPMADLMPEDEFRWRMQKVREGSAGLARMMPSHESYIAKTCPSAQLVTV, from the coding sequence ATGCCCAAACCCGCCCTTTCCAGAATCGTCATCGTCGGTGGCGGCACGGCCGGATGGATGGCCGCGGCGGCCCTGTCCAAGACCTTTCCCGCCCCGCTCTATTCCATCACCCTGATCGAGTCGGACGAAATCGGCACGGTCGGCGTCGGCGAGGCGACCATTCCGTCGATTCAGACCTTCAACGAACTGCTGGGCATAGACGAAAACGCCTTCATGAAGGCCGTCAACGGCACCTTCAAGCTGGGCATCCGTTTCCGCAACTGGAAGGCGCCCGGCAGCGACTATTTCCACCCCTTCGGCGTTTATGGCGTCGATATGGGCGGGCTGAACTTCACCCACTACTGGATGCGTTATCACAAGGCCGGCGGGTCGGGCGATTTCGGCCTGTTCAACCCGCAGACCCTGGCCTCACGCGAAGGGCGCTTCGGCCGCATGGCCGAGATCAATCCCAATGTGCCGCGCGTCAACTACGCCTTCCATTTCGACGCCTCGCTCTATGCGCGCTTCCTGCGCAGCTATTGCGAGCCGCGCGGCGTGGTGCGTCAGGAGGGTCGCATCACCGATGTGCAGCAGGACGCGCAAAGCGGCGATATCACTTCGGTGACGCTGGCCGACGGAAAACAGATCGCCGGCGACCTGTTTATCGACTGCTCAGGCTTTCGCGGGCTCCTCATCGAACAGACTTTGAAAAGCGGCTACGAAGACTGGTCGCAATGGCTGCCGTGCAACCGCGCCGTGGCCGTGCCGTGCGAAAAGGTCGGACCCGCCACCCCCTACACCCAGTCCACCGCGCAGGAAGCCGGCTGGCAATGGCGTATCCCGCTTCAGCACCGTACCGGCAACGGCTACGTCTTCTGCGACGCATATATGGACGAAGGCACGGCGGCCGACCTGATCCTGCAACGGCTGGACGGTAAGGCCCAGGCCGATCCGCGCGTGATCCGCTTCACCACGGGCCACCGCAAGCAGATGTGGAGCCGCAACGTCGTGGCCATGGGGCTGGCGTCGGGCTTCCTCGAACCACTGGAATCGACCTCGATCTGGCTGGTGCAGGAAGCGATCGTCAAGCTGATCCGCTATTTCCCCAAAGACCGCATTACCGATCCGCAGCGGCAAAACTTCAACCGCGACATGCTGACCGCCTATGACAATGTGAAGGACTTCCTTATCGCGCACTATAAGGTTACCGAGCGCGAGGACACGCCCTTCTGGGCCTATTGCAAGCATATGGACATCCCGGACAGCCTGAAGGCGCGGCTGGACAGTTTCCGGGAAACCAACGACGCGCTGGTGCGCCATGAGGAATTGTTCAAAGAGGCCAGTTGGTTCGCCGTCCTTGTCGGACAGGGCCTGATGCCGGCCGCGTGGCACCCGATGGCGGATCTGATGCCCGAAGACGAGTTCCGCTGGCGCATGCAGAAGGTCCGCGAAGGCAGCGCCGGGCTGGCCAGGATGATGCCTTCCCACGAAAGTTACATCGCCAAGACCTGCCCGTCCGCGCAACTGGTCACGGTTTAA